DNA sequence from the Geobacter sp. AOG2 genome:
GGAGGTGTCGGCGATCATCAGCGCCCGTGACTGGCCGCCGGACAGGGCCGTAACCGGGGTTTGGGGCGAGAAGTTTTCCCCAGCCAGTTCATTGGCCTTTTCGATGATGGTTCGGGTGACTCCGGCCACGTCGTTTACCATGCGGCTCTCGGCGTGCATGGCGATAAACTCCTCCACGCTCAGGTCCATGACGAAGTTCATGTTCTGGGAGAGTTGGGCCACCAATTTATGCTCCAGGGAGAAACGACGCGTCGGGTCGGGCACGGCACCATTGATCAGCACCCGGCGGCGGGTGGGCGTATCCCCCTGGGCCATCCATTCGATATCGGCCAGGAAGCGGCTCTTGCCGGAACCGGTCGGGCCGACGATGGAAACCACCTCCCCCGGCGTTACGGTCAGCACGAACCCCTCGTCGGCACCGTTCTTGTCTACCCCCCCCTGGATGGTTATGGAGCCGATGGTCGGACCATTCTGTTTTTCCTGAAGCGAAATCAGGAGTGTCATAAAGGCGCTGAACTGTTCCCCCAACTCCCGGCGTTCGATCCCCAGATCTTCCAGTACCTCGGGTGGGATGCGCTCGATATAGGCGCCCACCGACTCGTCGGCCGACGGCAGCATCAGCCCCAGGGAGGTGAAGAAATCCTCCGCATAGGGATAGTTACGCAGCAGATCCCCGCTCGGCATGGCGCTGTAGGGTACGGTATCATGATCGGTTGTCATGTAAAATCCATCTTCCTGACATTACCCATCTGGTAATCACTGCCGATACGGCGCTGGCCGAGACAGTAGGAACAGAGCGCCGCAGGCATGGTAAAGCGCAATAACCTGCCGGTGAGGGAGACCGTCTCCTTGGCGGCGGACAAAAGCCGACCCAGTTCATACCCCCCCTGGCCGGTTAGACCGTTGACATTGATTATGACGGCTCCAGGATTGACCTGTTGCACCCGGTATGCGAACACCTCCCGTTCAGCCTGGGAGACGATGTCCCCCTTGGTGACCACCACGATGTCCGCCATCTTGAGCATCGGCCCGATCTTGCGCGGCGTATCCACCCCGCTCAGATTGTCGATCACGCAGACCGCGCACACATCCTTAATGTGGGGCGCGCAGCGGTTACACAAACCGGCGCTCTCTGAGATCAGCAGGTCGAAGCCGCGCTGTTCCCCCCATTGCAGGCACTCCTGGATATTGCTGACGAAGAAATGGTCGGGGCAGAGGTTGCCGGACAGGCCGGTTTTTGCCTCGATGCCTTTCCGTTCGTACAGGGCCTGGTCCCCGGTGGAGAGACAGTCGAACTTTATGACGCCTACCTTCACCCCCTCCCCTTGCAGCGCCTCGGCCGCCTTGATGATCACGGAGGTCTTGCCCGATGAGGGCGGCCCAGCCACGGTGATCAGCCTCATGTTCCGCTCCCCGCGAACGACCGGAGAAAGGTCGCATTGACCTCCACCAGCAGGGACTTGATGTCATTGTCCTTCACGTACTCCCAACCGATCCATTTGAAGGTCGCATCGTCCGGCAAGCCGTTGTCCACGTCGGGATGGACCGCCGGGAACGAGGCTCCGGCGCAGATCCCCGCCACTTGCGCCCCGGTCAGGAAATCGACCAGCGGTTGCAGCGCTTCGCGTTTTCCGGTCTTGACCAGCATGGTCACCGGACTGACCAGGGCGCCATCCTCCGGCCAGATGATGCTGATCCCCTGCCGGTCCCGCAGGTGCCGGGCAAAAAAGTACGGCATGACACTGACGGCAGGCGCATCCACACTGCCGGTGGCGGCGGCCTTGACCATCTGTGAGGGGTGCCAGCCGTACCGGACGTTTTCACCCAGACGGGATATGCCGTCCTCCCCGTGATCCTTGCGGATCGACAGCAACAGGGTCTCGCAGAAGGAACCGTCCCGGTTGCCGCGGATGGCGACACTCTTGCAATAGGCAGGCTTCAGGAGATCGTTCCAGGTCGAAGGGACTGGCCGGTCCCCGAGGCGCGCATGGTCGGCCACCATCACCAGCAGGTTCATGGCCAGCATGGTATACTGCCCTTGGGGATCGATCACCCCCAGCCGTGCCAGGTGCCGGTCTCCGCCAAAGGTGGAAACGCTGGTGAACAGACCCGGCTTGATGAAACGCTCCACGAAGGGGCGGTGGAAGAAGCTGTTGAAGCCGGGGGTTACGATAATATCCGGCATGTCGTCAATGGATTTAAAATGATCCACCAGGGCATAGTAATCGACGTCATGGTTGGCGTTACCCTCAAGGCAATGGGTGAAGGAGGCGCGCACTTCCGGGGGCAGAGTGTCCAGGTACGCCTCGAAGGCCTCCTCTATCGGCACCTTAAGCGGGCAGGGAAGCAGGGCGAACAGATTGAGGGGGCGGCCCGCCGCCTCGGGCACCGCCAGCTTCCGCGCCGTCCGGGCGGCCACGGCAATCGCCTCGTCCAACTGCCGGCAGAACAGATCGGCGTTGAGGTTCCGTGCCGCAAGGAGAGTACGGAGCGTCACCACCGTCCCGAATGACGTACGCAAACCTTCATCAGCAACCATCTCCAGGCCGGCATTGACGAATACCGGCAGGGTTTCCGGGTGGTTGGCGAGTATGTGGCCGAGGTTTGAATTGAGTAATGAGGACGGTGCGACGGTATCCATGTGGTTCCTCGGTATGGGTGCGGATTGTCTTCAATTCGATTGATCAAGCATAATGCTTGCCAGTGCATGGCAAGAAGCCGCCAATCCTTCAAAAGAAGGGGTTGGCAGCTCTTGATGCGCTCCGGTGAGCCAGCTTTCCGAGCAGGGATGACTAATTAATGGGCAGGCGTAACCGGCAGGGAGACACGCGGAATAGAATGAAGTGGACAAAAATCAAGTTCCCTCCTCCATCGGGGGAAGATCAAGGAGAGGAAGAAAACTCTGTTGCAAATTCAACTAACTCTCCCGCCGGGTGAGGAACTTTAGGCGATTATGGATTATGCCGTTATCCCGCTCATCCCCGTAACTTACAGAACATCATGTTCTGTGCGAGTGACAATTTCATCCTGCAACTCCTTGGAGAGGTCGCAGAAGTAATCGCTGTAGCCCGCCACACGCACGATCAGGTCCCGATGATTTTCAGGGTCAGCCTGGGCGGCCCGCAGGGTTTCTGCGCCCACCACGTTGAATTGGACATGGTGGCCATCCATACGGAAATAGCTCCTGACCAGGTTGGCCATCTTGTCGATCCCCTCCTCACCCTCCACCAACGCGGGCGTGAACTTCATATTGAGCAGGGTGCCGCCGGTGCGGATATGGTCCATCTTCCCGGCGGACTTAATGACACTGGTGGGGCCGTTTCGGTCCGCCCCCTGGACCGGCGAGATCCCCTCGGAAAGCGGCATGCCCGCCCGACGGCCATCCGGCGTAGCCCCCACGACCGAGCCGAAGTAGACGTGGCAGGTGGTGGGGAGCATCTCCACCCGGTAGTGCCCCCCCTTGCTGTTGGGCCTACCGTCCACGGCGGTGAAGAAACTCTCGAAAACCCGGCGCATCAGGTCGTCGGCATAGTCGTCGTCATTGCCGTACTTGTGGGTCCGGCTGAGCAGGCGCTGGCGGAGCAACTCCTGCCCCTCGAAATCCGAGTTGAGGGAATCCTGCAGCACCGCCAGAGGTAGGCGGCCGGAATCGAAAACCTGCTCCTTGAGAGCGGCCAGACAGTCGGTAATGCTCCCGATGCCCACCCCCTGGATGAAGGTGTTATTGTAGCGGGCTCCGCCAGCATTGTAGTCCAGTCCCTTCTTGATGCAGTCGTCGATCAGCACCGACAGGAACGGAGCCGGCATGAGTTCGGCGAACATCTGCTCGATCAACTGGTTTCCGGCCATCTTGATTTCGATGAAGTGGCGCAACTGCGCTTCGAAAGCGGCGTACAGGTCGTCGAACGTGAAAAAGGTGGCCGGGTCGCCGGTATGTGATCCCACCTGACGGCCGGTGCGCGGGTCCATGCCGCTATGCAGGGCCAGTTCCAGCAATTTCACCAAGTTGAAGTACCCGGTGAGGATGTAGGCCTCCTTGCCAAAGGCCCCCACCTCTACACAGCCACTACACCCGCCCGCCCGGGCGTCCGTCAAGCTTTTCCCCTGGCGCAGTTGTTCCTCCACCACGCTGTCGGCGTTGAAAATGGAAGGGAAGCCGTAGCCTTTCCTGATCACCCGCAGGGCATGCTTGAGGAAGGCATCAGGGGATTTGCGGGAAAGCTGGATGTTGCTGCTGGGTTGGAGCAGGTGCATCTCGTCGATGATATCCAGCAGGATGTGGGACACCTCGTTGGCGCCGTCGGAACCGTCCGGCAGGAGCCCCCCCAGATTAATATTGGCAAAGTCTGTGTAGGTGCCGCTCTCAGCCGCTGTTACCCCCACCTTGGGGGGCGACGGATGATTGTTGAATTTGACGAAAAAACACTCCAGGAGTTCCCGCGCGACCTCCCGGGTCAAAAGCCCCTCGGCCAGGCCCTTTTCGTAGAACGGCAAGAGGTGCTGATCCAGGTGTCCAGGACTCATGGAATCCCAGCCGTTCAACTCGGTGATGATGGCTAGGTGGCAGAACCAGTAGGCCTGGAGTGCTTCGTGGAAGTCACGGGGCGCGTGAGCCGGGACATGGCGGCAGACCTCGGCGATACGCAGCAGTTCCATTCTGCGCGGTATATCCTGTTCCTGGAGGGCCAGGCGTTCGGCAAGTTCGGCATGCCGACCGGCAAACAGGATCACTGCGTCACAGGAGATATCCATGGCGGTAAGCTCTTCCCGTTTACGCCAAGCCAAGGGATCGCCGCTAAAGTCGAGCCGGGCGAGTTCATCGGCGATCTCCGCCTTGAAGTCCACGAGTCCATGCTGGTAGAGCTTGCCATCCAGAACCGTGTGCCCCGGCGCCCGCTGTTCCATGAACTCGGTGAAGATACCGGCGGCATAGGCCTCGTGCCATTCGGGCTTCAGCTGTGAAAAAATCTTGTCCCGCAGAGAGCGGCCGCGCCAGTAGGGAATCACGATATCCTCGTAGTCCCGGCGGCATTCTGCCGACACGGCGTAACTCGTCAAGGGGCGGGAGTCCAAAATCTCCAGGTCCTCAAGGCTGTGACAGGTCAGCTCCGGGTAGGTAGGCACCGCCTTGGGTTCGGGACCCCGTTCGCCGACGATTAGCTCCCCCTCCCCCAGCCAGATGGTCTTGTGGCGACAGATATGGAGAAAAGAGAGGGCGCGGGTCACCGGGATCGAGTATTTCCCTTCGTTCTCCCGGTAAAACTCCGTGATCAGCACCGCCCGTTCCGCGGAAATGCTCGGCCGGGCCTCCAGGCTCCTGCGCCGCAACCCCTCTGTACGTCCGGTCATGCCCTACCCTCCTATTTTGGTGACCAACCCCACGCTCCGAAATATCTTTGCCAACTCTTCCATACGCTCTTGGGTCGGCGTTGTCGTATCATTATCCGGGATGGCACGCCCCAGGCGACCAAGTTTACCGTGCCAGGTTCTATGAAAGGGGAGCAGGTTTACTTGACGCACCCCTTGAATACCGGCTGTGAAACAGGCAGTTTCCGCCAAGTTTGCCTCATCGTCGTTCACGCCGGGGATGATGGGTACCCGTATCCAGATCGCACCGTGGACCAGTCCAAGGGCAGCTAGATTATCCAGAACCTGCCGGTTGCCCAGGCCCGTCGCCTCGCAATGCCGTCGGTCATCCATCAGCTTCAGGTCGTACAGGAACAGATCGGCCAGTTTTGATATCTCCAGCAGATGCTCCAAGGGAGCAAAACCGCCGGTGTCCACTGCGGTCCGTATCCCCTGTTCCCGGCAGGCAACAAGCAACGCCCGAAGGAACTCGAACTGCATGAGCGGCTCTCCGCCGGAAAAGGTGACACCCCCGGCCGATTCCTCATAAAAGATCCGGTCCTGCATGACGGCGGTCATCACCTGGGCCGTGGTCATCTCCCTACCGGCCAGGCTACGCGCGCCCGGAGGGCAGACCTCCACGCACGCCCCGCACAAAAGACAATCGGCCCCGCCCTGTTTACCATCCCCGATGATCGCTCGGGGGCAGGCAGCAATGCACTCCCCGCAGGCCAGGCAGCGGCTCTCCATGACGGTTGTCTCCGGCCGAGAGGCTTGGCTTTCGGGGTTATGACACCACCAGCAGCGCGCCGGGCACCCCTTCAGAAAAACCGTGGTGCGGATGCCGGGGCCATCTGAGATAGAATATTTCTGGATATTGAAGACCATACCGAACATCGGCGCAAAATAGCATGCATGTTCTTACTGTTACAAGATTTTTACCGCTATCTCGCGAATTCATTGACTCGGTGAACAAATTTTCAAATTGCAAGTTCCGATTCAATTATTCTTTCCGCTATCTCAACCACGGAGCAAAAATAAAAAAAGGGCTGCACCGTTATGACGCAACCCGCTGATTTGACCGGACCACTGTTCCGAGGAACGAGACGTTTCAAACGCACCGTTCTTCCAACTCAAGTATCGGTGACACCGTCACTCGGTAGGCACCTGCGAGGGAGGACGCCACAAAAGCGTTTTCCCATTCCTGGTACCGTTCCTGTTCACCCTCCAGAGGCACACGTTCCTTGCCGTCGTACCGGACCTCCCTAGCCACAAAATCGAAACATGCCTGTTCCCTCACGCCGGAAGAGACATCAGTATCTATAAAGCTGGTGATAAAGATGATGGTGCCGTCGGTATCTATGGCGATTTCGGCCGGGCTATGGCCGCCAGCCCCGGCAAAATGGCTCGAACTCTGACAAGTAAGGACGCAAGCCGTGAAGCGATCAGAAATGTGGGCATGAAGGATGGTTCGCAACTCCTTCGATATGAGCCACGGCAGATTATTGGTATTCAAAAACACGCTTTATCAGCCTTATAAGGGAGAGATGGAATTTCGCACCTTCAGATAATCGACCGCTTCAACGGCACCGGTCGCAACATTGATGAGCTGGCGTTCGGTTACATCTATCGCATGGGATCTATCATCATAGTTTCGTGAAAAATTAACCATCAGGATATGCGTCGCGGTAGTTTCAGTGGCAAATTTTTCCCGTAATTCCTGCGGCAGGAAAGCCAGATTATTCGGCTCGTACTCGTCGAGCACCATATTGACCTCTTGCCTGTCTACCAGACTGAAAGTATGGTGCTGAAAATACTTTGAAATAGTGATCAGGTGTTTTTCATACTCGGAGATCAATTCGGTTGAGGTTGAGTCGACAAACTCCTGATACCCGCCGTACCCCTCAAAATTACTATCAATTTTCACCTTGCCGGTTATTACGGCAATACAGACACTCTGATCATACGACATATAGTAAAGCTTGTTATCAATAGGAAATTCATTTTCCAAGGTTTTATTGTGCGTCAGGGTTGTCAGGCCGTATGACCTGTTAAGGTCGCTGCATGACGGCAGCATTACAAGAGATAACAGGATGCATAAATGTAATAACTTCATATCAGTACCTGTTAACAGGAATCACAAGGGTGAAAGTACCCGCAAAGTATGCCGGCAGAGTATCAAATTCCGCCCTGGCTTTCAAGCCTTGTATCTGCTGACTGGCAAGAACGTCCGCGATGTCAGGCGCGCAACCTCAGCCACCCACCCAAAATAAAAAAGCCCCGGATTTCCGGGGCCGTAAAAGCGAATCTCTGGCAAGGGGACTGCGTCACCTACTCAACAAAAACACTGCGATTAAATGTTTACAGGCTTGCCAAGCCCCGATATCTCTGTTTAGCCGTCTCCAATTCCTTGGACAGTTTTTCGGGAAGATTAGCTTTTAGCTCTTGCACCGTCTGCTTAAAAGCCTTATCGGCCTTGTCGGTGGAGTTGTTGAAACTATCCAGCGTCCCCCGTGGCGAGCTCTTGAGCGCATAAAGGTTCCCGTAAATACCGTTAAGCTCCGCAAGCTTCGCATTTGCCTGAGAATACTTGGCCGGAGCCGGCTGAAGCTTCTGCATAAGCTTGTCAACCTCAGCCTTGACCTTGTCCGCCTTGACATCATCATCCATATTTACACGGGGAACGAAATTCGCAGTTGACTCCGCAGTTGCCTTCCACTCTCGCGAAATTTTAGCGCAGGCATTGATACTGCCCTCAGTGCCCAGCTTTATCCCGTAAAGGGCCTTAACATAATTCGTCACGAACGCCTGCTCAGCCTTATACTGACGGTAATAAACAAAACCGCCGGCGATAACGGCGGCAATCACCACAAAACTGACCAGCGTAGCCCTCAACTTACCGGAAAAAATAGTCGTTTTTGCAGATGCGGTGACAACAGGCCTGCTCGGCGTATAAACATCTTTCGATACACGTGGCCGCAGAGAAGTCCCAAAATCGGCGAATGCCTGCCTGAATTTTGCGCTCTGCCTGCTTTTGGCTTGGCGACGGGCTTCTTCATGATTCACAACGACAAAATAATCCGGGAACAGGAAACCGCAAGAACGGCATACGGTGTGGTGGTCCAACTGATGCCCGCACTTGGCGCAAAACAACTCTTTCGACAACTGGCCGGCTCTTTTGGCACTGGAATCCCGGACAATTTCAATATTTGTCTTACAGGAGGTGCACTTCGTTGTGAGCCCCGTATCCGGAATTTGATAAAAACCGACCTCATTTTTCGCGGCACATTTCAGGCACGTAAAAGGCAAAACCTCCTGGCACTCCGGGACATCGGGCCGGCGCAATTCCTCGATACCCTGTTCCGGCTTTTCAAGAGGTTCTGGCTCTTCATCGAAAGAAAAAATGTCCGTATCGCCCTGACCAGTTTTTTCCACAGGCCACGACAGATCGCCGAAATCAAAATCGTCCGAAACTCCTGTATCAGGTTTTTCGGCAGACTCCGACTTGGAGAGTTCCTCAAAAAAGAAATCGTCGTTATTGTTATCAGCCGTCATATTCTACTCGGATCTCTCAAACCGACAAATGTGCCGTCGTTATGTCGTGCGATATCATCGGCACTCGTTGGATCGGCATAAGATTGTGCGCTTGCACCGTTACGCCCCATTGAATACAGGTCATAATCCGTGTTGAGTTGCTCGTCGAATTCATCTTTAAGTGCACCTGAGGCATCAATGGTAAAATTCTGATAGACATATGCCCTACCCCACGGATCAAGCTGATTGGCAGCGGCTCCGATATCGGACAGCTGGGCAGGCTGGCTGTTCTTTTCCAGGATATATGCGGTAACTGCCTTGTCGATGGTGCGAAGGTCCGCAACACATCGGCCATTTCTTACTGATACCAGGTAACTGTCATAAACAGGTATGGACATGGTTGCCAGCGCCGCCACAACCCCCATAACAGTTATCAACTCAACCAGCGAGAATCCGCGGCAGCCGAGACGAAAAGCCCCACGTTCCTGAGTGATCCCGCGACTTAAAACGCCGACATATTTGGTTTTAAAACGTTCAGGAGCGGCCATGTCGTCTTCTTCTGTAAACATTATGAATGTGCACCATGATTTACCGCAAAAGCACGCCAAATGTCCAGACAATAAAGCAAAAATATGTCACCTAAAGCTACCGGTGACATTTTACGTCACCTTAGAATACCGTTACTTTGGTAAAATTTTCAGAAAACATATACAAAAACGAACACCCTGCTCCCAAGCAGTCCAACCTGATTATCGGACAAGCACAAGACGGGCCAAAAAAGGAACTAATGTGCAAAATGAAAACAAAAAATATTCCATCCCCTAAAAACGCCAGAGCACTCCCCCGAAAATAACGCCACATCACGAATCCTAAGATACGAAAAAACAACGAAGCGGGGGACGCCGTGTGATAAAGTGACAACTCCTTCTTCACCATAAACTATGCGAGGCGATCATGATACCGTGGGAACTCATCGACAGCGCACAGGCGTCGGGCGGAGGCGAACTGCGCCTCTACCGGCGCGGCAGGGAGTATTCGATCCAGGTTAACGGCAGCGAGCTTATGAACAGCCGGATCCACGGCTCGGAGGAAGCCTTGGCCGACCTGGCCTGCGCCCATATCGCCGGGCTTCCCGCTCCCCGCATTCTCATCGGCGGGATGGGTATGGGGTACACCACCGCCGCGGCGCTGCGCCGGCTCGGCGCCGACGGCCGGGTGGTGGTGGCCGAATTGGTGCCAGCCGTAGTGGAATGGAACCGGGGGCCGCTCGCGGACTTGGCCGGATATCCGCTGGACGATGACCGGGTCACGGTCCGGGAGCAGGATGTGGCCCTCGTCCTGCGGTCGGAACAACAAGCCTACGACGCTATCCTGCTGGACGTGGACAACGGCCCAGAGGCCATGACCCGACGGGGCAACGCGTGGCTCTACGGCCGGACCGGCCTGGAGGCCGCCTCTGCCGCCCTGCGGCCGGCGGGGGTGCTGGCCGTGTGGTCGGCCGGCCCTGATCGTGCGTTTACCGAGAGGTTGCGTCTTACGGGTTTCAAGGTTGACGAGGTCCGGGTTCCGGCGCGCGGCAAGGGGCAAGGGGGACAGCAGCATACTATCTGGCTTGCCGTGCGGGAGGCATGAGCGCTTGCAGAGGAGTTATCAAAAGACCTCAGGAGGTTATGCCCGCTGAGGCCAGATGATATCCTTCATTGATTAGATTACCGATAAATGCCGTTGGCTTGCCTCGGGAACGATCTTACGCGTGATTCTGTCTGGCTACGACCTCCTCCGCTGTCGCCGGACGAGTCTCCGCCACAACACCGTTGAAGATCAGGGCCATGCCGGCAAGCGGATGGTTGCCGTCCAGCACCGCTTTGTCGTCCGCGATGTCCGTGACCGAGAGATACACGGGCTCGCCGCTACTCCCTTCATCCTCCGAAGCTCCCTCGATCAACATCCCTATGGTAAGCGGCTGGGGGAGTTCGTCAACCGGCACAATCTGCACGAGGTCCGGGTCGTATTCTCCGAAGGCTTCGCCCGGCTGTAACTTGACCTTCACCACATCTCCGATCGATTTACCTTCCAGCGCACTCTCAATCGGCGCAAAGATATCATTGTAGCCACCGTGCAGGTACACGAGCGGCTCCACGCCTTCATCAACCGGATTGCCATCCACGTCGGTGACGTTGTATTTCACCGTAACAATTGTGTTCTTGGTAATCATGGTAACTGTAACCTTTTCATTCGTGAAATATGCCCCACAGAGATCGGCGAGGCTAGCCGGGATCATTGTACTACGAAGTGCTCGCTTTACTCGAAAAACCAGACCGAACCGAAGGTGCCGCACGATATAAAAAAGGGCCAGCTTTTCAGCTAACCCTCTGCGTTTGTTGGAGGCGACGAGCGGATTTGAACCGCTGAATAAAGGTTTTGCAGACCTCTGCCTTACCACTTGGCTACGTCGCCACGAATGAATCTGGACGTTCCTTATATACAAATTATCCTCTACCTGTCAATCCCTATTTAAATTTGATCGCCATCCCGGTGGCGCGGAATTCGGTGGACGGTATCACGCCCGACGTGGTGTGGGCTCCAGTGATCTCTGGAAAAATGATGGCATCCGCCCCCATCTTGGCCGCCTCCCTGCGCAGGGCCGCAGTACCCCAATCGTAAACATC
Encoded proteins:
- a CDS encoding DUF2787 family protein, whose protein sequence is MFLNTNNLPWLISKELRTILHAHISDRFTACVLTCQSSSHFAGAGGHSPAEIAIDTDGTIIFITSFIDTDVSSGVREQACFDFVAREVRYDGKERVPLEGEQERYQEWENAFVASSLAGAYRVTVSPILELEERCV
- the hypD gene encoding trans-4-hydroxy-L-proline dehydratase, with the translated sequence MTGRTEGLRRRSLEARPSISAERAVLITEFYRENEGKYSIPVTRALSFLHICRHKTIWLGEGELIVGERGPEPKAVPTYPELTCHSLEDLEILDSRPLTSYAVSAECRRDYEDIVIPYWRGRSLRDKIFSQLKPEWHEAYAAGIFTEFMEQRAPGHTVLDGKLYQHGLVDFKAEIADELARLDFSGDPLAWRKREELTAMDISCDAVILFAGRHAELAERLALQEQDIPRRMELLRIAEVCRHVPAHAPRDFHEALQAYWFCHLAIITELNGWDSMSPGHLDQHLLPFYEKGLAEGLLTREVARELLECFFVKFNNHPSPPKVGVTAAESGTYTDFANINLGGLLPDGSDGANEVSHILLDIIDEMHLLQPSSNIQLSRKSPDAFLKHALRVIRKGYGFPSIFNADSVVEEQLRQGKSLTDARAGGCSGCVEVGAFGKEAYILTGYFNLVKLLELALHSGMDPRTGRQVGSHTGDPATFFTFDDLYAAFEAQLRHFIEIKMAGNQLIEQMFAELMPAPFLSVLIDDCIKKGLDYNAGGARYNNTFIQGVGIGSITDCLAALKEQVFDSGRLPLAVLQDSLNSDFEGQELLRQRLLSRTHKYGNDDDYADDLMRRVFESFFTAVDGRPNSKGGHYRVEMLPTTCHVYFGSVVGATPDGRRAGMPLSEGISPVQGADRNGPTSVIKSAGKMDHIRTGGTLLNMKFTPALVEGEEGIDKMANLVRSYFRMDGHHVQFNVVGAETLRAAQADPENHRDLIVRVAGYSDYFCDLSKELQDEIVTRTEHDVL
- a CDS encoding peptidylprolyl isomerase, producing MITKNTIVTVKYNVTDVDGNPVDEGVEPLVYLHGGYNDIFAPIESALEGKSIGDVVKVKLQPGEAFGEYDPDLVQIVPVDELPQPLTIGMLIEGASEDEGSSGEPVYLSVTDIADDKAVLDGNHPLAGMALIFNGVVAETRPATAEEVVARQNHA
- a CDS encoding glycyl-radical enzyme activating protein; protein product: MVFNIQKYSISDGPGIRTTVFLKGCPARCWWCHNPESQASRPETTVMESRCLACGECIAACPRAIIGDGKQGGADCLLCGACVEVCPPGARSLAGREMTTAQVMTAVMQDRIFYEESAGGVTFSGGEPLMQFEFLRALLVACREQGIRTAVDTGGFAPLEHLLEISKLADLFLYDLKLMDDRRHCEATGLGNRQVLDNLAALGLVHGAIWIRVPIIPGVNDDEANLAETACFTAGIQGVRQVNLLPFHRTWHGKLGRLGRAIPDNDTTTPTQERMEELAKIFRSVGLVTKIGG
- a CDS encoding spermidine synthase; protein product: MIPWELIDSAQASGGGELRLYRRGREYSIQVNGSELMNSRIHGSEEALADLACAHIAGLPAPRILIGGMGMGYTTAAALRRLGADGRVVVAELVPAVVEWNRGPLADLAGYPLDDDRVTVREQDVALVLRSEQQAYDAILLDVDNGPEAMTRRGNAWLYGRTGLEAASAALRPAGVLAVWSAGPDRAFTERLRLTGFKVDEVRVPARGKGQGGQQHTIWLAVREA
- a CDS encoding ATP-binding cassette domain-containing protein, translating into MTTDHDTVPYSAMPSGDLLRNYPYAEDFFTSLGLMLPSADESVGAYIERIPPEVLEDLGIERRELGEQFSAFMTLLISLQEKQNGPTIGSITIQGGVDKNGADEGFVLTVTPGEVVSIVGPTGSGKSRFLADIEWMAQGDTPTRRRVLINGAVPDPTRRFSLEHKLVAQLSQNMNFVMDLSVEEFIAMHAESRMVNDVAGVTRTIIEKANELAGENFSPQTPVTALSGGQSRALMIADTSCLSTSPIVLIDEIENAGIDRKKAVRTLVDGHKIVLMATHDPILALMGDRRLVFKNGGVRAIIATSPAERANMAAFEEMDARLTAVRNALRNGERIEYV
- a CDS encoding GTP-binding protein; amino-acid sequence: MRLITVAGPPSSGKTSVIIKAAEALQGEGVKVGVIKFDCLSTGDQALYERKGIEAKTGLSGNLCPDHFFVSNIQECLQWGEQRGFDLLISESAGLCNRCAPHIKDVCAVCVIDNLSGVDTPRKIGPMLKMADIVVVTKGDIVSQAEREVFAYRVQQVNPGAVIINVNGLTGQGGYELGRLLSAAKETVSLTGRLLRFTMPAALCSYCLGQRRIGSDYQMGNVRKMDFT
- a CDS encoding type II secretion system protein translates to MAAPERFKTKYVGVLSRGITQERGAFRLGCRGFSLVELITVMGVVAALATMSIPVYDSYLVSVRNGRCVADLRTIDKAVTAYILEKNSQPAQLSDIGAAANQLDPWGRAYVYQNFTIDASGALKDEFDEQLNTDYDLYSMGRNGASAQSYADPTSADDIARHNDGTFVGLRDPSRI
- a CDS encoding ABC transporter substrate-binding protein, whose protein sequence is MDTVAPSSLLNSNLGHILANHPETLPVFVNAGLEMVADEGLRTSFGTVVTLRTLLAARNLNADLFCRQLDEAIAVAARTARKLAVPEAAGRPLNLFALLPCPLKVPIEEAFEAYLDTLPPEVRASFTHCLEGNANHDVDYYALVDHFKSIDDMPDIIVTPGFNSFFHRPFVERFIKPGLFTSVSTFGGDRHLARLGVIDPQGQYTMLAMNLLVMVADHARLGDRPVPSTWNDLLKPAYCKSVAIRGNRDGSFCETLLLSIRKDHGEDGISRLGENVRYGWHPSQMVKAAATGSVDAPAVSVMPYFFARHLRDRQGISIIWPEDGALVSPVTMLVKTGKREALQPLVDFLTGAQVAGICAGASFPAVHPDVDNGLPDDATFKWIGWEYVKDNDIKSLLVEVNATFLRSFAGSGT